TCCCGTCCACCACCTTTTCCTTCTCGTCCCCAGTCACAGACTTCCAGTAGCGATGACAGGCCAGCTCCAGTAGTTCTAGCCCTCCTATCAGCTTCTGCTGGCCGAAGTAGACGCCCATCATCACTAAGAAGTACAGACGGAGCGGGGCCCAGAGCCAGAGGCCTGCGAAGGACAAGGCTATGAAAGAGCTCCAGTAGAACAGAGATGCTGCCTTGATCATAGCCACGCGGAGCTCCGTCTTACAAGGTGGCACGCGGCACATGCCCTCCCTGTCGAAGCCCCGGGGCTCAGCGGCATAGAAGTCCCTCAGGCGGACCTCCTTCTCTGCCCAGCGCTCCTGAGTCCAGGCCTGTAGGGCGGAAGGGGATGTGGGCAGGGCGGAGGCCTCGTAGCGGCGCACATGGAAGTGGATCTCCCGGGGGAACTGCCCTAGGATCAGGTGGCGCTCCGTCTGAGGGATGTTCTTGGGGTAGGCCACAGTGATGTCATGGACGGCATCCAGGTTGTCTCCTGTAAAGGAGGGGAGGTATGCATGACCAACGTGCATCTTTATTTTAACTGTAGGGTTTGTGTGGATGCTGATGCAGAAGATCCATATCCTTGAGTTAAATGTAACTATGATGTAACTAACTTAAATGTAAGTATATTGAGGACATGCTTGCTTCCCACACTGAGCACTATATCATTCCTGTCTCTTAAATAAGCCTTCAGCCCCACTCCCATACCACACAATGAGCAGGGACCTGAGTGAAATATCAGCCTGGGAGGATGACACGACACCTGCCAGCCCTGAGCTCCCACCGActccctactgtactgtatgagagTCAGTGGATATAAATAGGCCAGGGGCACAGCGCACTCAGACAAAGACCACCTAGATAACATGTCAATCACCAGAGGTGATGGAACAGGGCTAAGTCCGATGACATCACTGTGGTTCAGAACACCTGCTTGGTGAGTTAGTGCCCAGCTAAGAGCTGCAGGCGGCGGTATTTAAGACTGATGGAAGGCTGCCAGGATTAGCTCACAGGCCAATATGAGATGCCTTGGGGTGCTGTAATGTGTCACAGTGTTGATGAAGTACtagtctgagattcctaaagaaaaacaggtaacactgatGTGGCTTGTTATAATTCCTTCACGCTTGAGTCATTTGACATAGGCTAACTGTTGTCATAAAAAGCGAAGACAGATGACTACAATACAAACAGCCAGTAAAACACCCTTGGTTTCACTTTCCTGCATGTTACAGCAACATGGGTCAAAAATGACAGTAAATATAGAAAAGGTTAACCCCTGACCTTTGCGGAGAGTGTCCACGATGAAGGTGAATCCAGTGGTGCGGGGGTGCAGCACATACTCAAACTTAGGCAGGCCGTTCTTTTCCGCAAAGTCATCACTTCTTGCTCTAGTGTAgtctgcaggagagagagaaaaacagaaaatGAGAAATAGGCTCAATAATATTGTCAGCATCTAGGATAATTGACTGTAATAAATGACATTTCTTGGATAGGGTTTAGCGCACTACTGTAAGAGTAAGAGAATATTGATGTATGGTATATGACCACcaattatgtagtgttgtattgtcgCTTGTCGTGATGTGCGTTTTGTccgatattttttttttaaaatgtatgtatattTTTAATCCAAGCCCCTGTCCCCGCAAGAGGCCTTCTgccaggccatcattgtaaataagaatttgttcttaaccgacttgcctagttaaataaaggttaaatgaataaAAATTGTCCTTACTAGATATGAATAAAATATCATTTCATAAGCTGATTTCATCAAAAGATATGACACTGGCCTAGGGGGAGCACTACACCTATAGATCCTTAGATATCGTCTCAGGGACAAAGACATCTTTGATCTAGAAGGGGTCACATAAAAGAACACCCTGATCCAAATCCTATCACCAGCCCTCCAGGACAGTAGGGGAAGTGGAGGAACCATTACTAAAACTATTAATAAATTGTCATATCTGGCCCAGGATCTGTAGGTCCAACTGATTTTAAGAGGATTGTATACACATATCACACATACATCCTCAGGGAGTTATAAAACCGATGTAAACAAGCTTGGGGATGAGAGATGGAAGAGGTTGATGCAGGGTACTATTGTTGATGTCCTAGCCAAACCATTGCCCTGGTTGGCTAAGTGACTGTTGTCACTGAAAGCTGTTACCGGTGAGGTCAGTGCCCTCAGGGAAGAGGAGGAGCTGCAGGGGCTCTCTGATGTCACAGAAGTACTCTAGCATGTTCTCCATGTGGCTGCGGTCCTCCTCCCACCGACGCTTGATGAAGATGAAGCAGGCCACCTGCATGGCCCAGCCTGACGCAAATTAACCTGATTAATGCCactcttttatccaaagcaatttACAGTCGTGTGTATAAAAAAAATGCACTGTGTAACCCATGCTGAGGTGTATGTGTGTTGCTTACACCCACCGAAGCCTGGCACACCTTTGAGGGCGGCCTTGAGGCAGATTTTTTCCAGTCGCAGGTAGCTGTACCTCAGCAGGCAACACCACAGGAACATCCAGTCCAGACGCGTCCGGTGGTTCATGATGATCACACTGCGCTCCCCTGGGATGAAGCCATCACCCGTGATCACCACCTTCACCCCAAACACCAGCTCCAGCAGGGCCTGCACAGGGGTAGGGAGGGAAacgggggagggagggggcgggAGGTACGTAGGAACAGGAAGAGTCATTTCATTTGGTTCCAAAACACAGACACCAAGAatagtacaaaaaaaaaaaaaaaaaagtcagtgAGAGGTCAAAGAATATCAAGACAATAGATCAAAGAATGTTAGGTCAAAACCAAAAAGGCAAAACAGTTACCCACAGTGGTCAAACAAAGGTGATAAGAGACATCAGTGGATGCAGACATAAGGAACACCGAGAGACAGACAAGGGGTAAGATGACTCACCACGGGCAGGGTGAGCCAGGTGGCCACGATACGGTCTGTGATCCAGCGGTACCAGGAGGGTGACAGCAGCATTAGAGGTAGCACAGGGCCCAGCATGAAGATGCTGCCAAAGAAACTTCCCAGAAACAGGGTCACCACAAAGTACAGCCCACGCACAGACACCGCCATacctgggaaggagagagattacTTCATATTTATATTTGGACTCTCTTTATGCATCAGTGAAGACAACTTGTTAGTTCACTACATTATTAAACTGATCATGAAGGAGATAAGTAGGATAAACACTTCCAGAGATGGCTAATCAATTCTGCCGAATTCCTATGTTGATGTGGAACTGAAAGTTGGGCATAATGAGGAAGGATTGGATTAATCATGAACCAGCCTAATGTAAGACAAAATGGAGTTATGTCCTCATCAATAGCAAACCCTCATGTTCTGTGGATCTTCCTACATTTCCACAAAAACAGTGGAAAAACTAAGGCAGACATTCCTATTGTGGAATGTAAATAGGGGTCGGAGCCAGGGGTTTCTTACTGCTAAAATGCTGTGATCAGGGAACTGGATTTTATGCAGCTCGCCGACAACCTCATCTTAGACCTGAATATTTTACATTTTCACTGAATAGTCTAAAtataaagaagaagttacaggtctgtgagagccagaaatcttgcttgtttgtaggtgaccaaataattattttccaccataatttgcaaataaattcattaaaaatcctacaatgtgattttctggagaaaaaaaatctaattttgtctgttatagttgaagtgtacctatgatgaaaattacaggcctctctcatctttttaagtgggagaacttgcacgattggtggctgactaaatacttttttgccccactgtaaatactgttacactggcaatactagagtgcctataagaacatccaacagtcaaaggttaatgaaatacaaatggtatacagggaaatagtcctataataactacaacctaaaacttcttacctgggaatattgaagactcatgttaaaaggaaccaccagctttcatatgttctcgtgttctgagcaaggaacttaaacattagcttttttcacatggcacatattgcacttttgctttctcctccaacactttgttttcgtattatttaaaccaaattgaaaatgtttaatttatttgaggctaaattgattttattgatgtattatattaaagttaaaataagtgttcattcagtattgttgtaattgtcattattaaaaaaaaaacaacacatttctaatatatatatatttttaaattgtctgattaatcggtatcggcctttttggtcctccaataatcggtatcggcgttgaaaaatcacaGTCGGTCAAcctctacaaacaatagtacgcaagtttaaacaccatgggaccaggcagctgtcatacccctcaggaaggagacattctgcctcctagagatgaacgtacattggtgtgaaaagtgcaaatcaatcccagaacagcagcaaaggaccttgtgaagatgctggaggaaacgggtacaaaagtatctatatccagagtaaaacgagtcctatatcgacataacctgaaatgccactcagcaaggaagtagccactactccaaaaccaccataaaaaagccaaactatggtttgcaactgcacatggggacaaagattgtactttttgaagaaatgtcctctggtctgatgaaacaaaaatagaactgtttgtccataataaCCATTGTTACGTTTGGAAGAAACAGGGAGAGGCGTCCAAGCCGAAGagcactatcccaaccgtgaagcacgggggtggcagcatcatgttgtggggggtgctttgctgcaggagggactggtgcactttacaaaataaatggcatcatgagggtggaaaatgatgtggatatattgaaacaacatctcaagacatcagtcaggaagttaaagcttggtcgcaaatgagtcttccaaatggacaatgaccccaagcacacttccaaagttgtggcaaaatggcttaaggacaacaaattcaaggtattggagtggccatcacaaagccctgacctcaatccaatagaaaatttgtgggcagaactgaaaaagcgtgtgtgagcaaggaggccaacaaacctgactcagttacaccagctctgtcatgagcaatgggccaaaattcaccaaacttattgtgggaagcttgtggaaggcaacccgaaacgtttgacccaagttaaacaatttaaaggtaatgctacaaaatactaattgagtgtatgtaaacttctgacccactgggaatgtgatgaaagaaataaaagctgaaataaataattctttctactattattctgacatctcacattcttaacataaagtggtgatcctaactgacctaagacagggcatttttaataggattaaatttcaggaattctgaaaaactgagtttaaatgtatttggcgaaggtgtatgtaaacttccgacttcaactgtaactggcctacctggttaaataaagttggaaaaaatatatatacattttgttGACATTTACACATGtcaccattaccagtaaaacCCCATTTCTTTCACTTATGTGTCAAATAACactgaccaatcaggacctgaatatgactgtaCATCACATAATAATGTAACGCATTCATACATTATTTACGTAgctattacacattgattacactatcactcgtatttcatatatGTCTCAACTATTCATCGATACgcatgctatgatgctggtagcacctacagtgctggtcataaataacagctagctagctcatggatgcaaacaatgttcttccccaaaaacatagcaaaacgacaaTGTTTCAGTAGCTAGGTGTCACCATCTAAAATAACCATATCTATTAGAccgttcttatttgattaatggtggtcggacccatcgatgtgaagctagccacaaggaatagccacaatagtggacttagCGATTAGCCTTCAGAATAAATAtttcattgacagtgatgcaaaggAATACAAATAGTATAATTATGCCATAATTGACTATATCATGCAAAACGATGTTGGAattttatatataaaaaaaaaaactaggaCAACTCATTAATTTGACaaatctgttgaaatcacactggatgcattatactttagaattgcattgggggtatacttatttcactgtacagccttacctatggattgtggataaatgacatggggtatcagtctactcagtgacacccaaaGAACATTAGCATCGTCGATCTTATGGTGGGACTCTAAACAACCGAATTGAGCCATACATGTCAACCTATGTCCCGCGATAAGAGCTACAATGCTAATATTGGCATAAACTCTTCAGTTCTGTGGGTGTCacagagtagactgataccccatttcattgctttACATTCTaaccttgtttaacattatctagtctaaatattGGCTTGCACATGCAATTTCAGCACACACATCCTTCTATAATACAACTGTGTTATTTGGAgtgtcaaattaaaagcttatttaacgtgtcaaatagtgttattgtcaaatagtgttatttgacacgcaaagacccaaacggcattccatagtatgttgtgaagctaatagcagtaatgTTATTACTGTgcaactccggtagggcaacatctgaaaaatagcgcacttgttagtgtgtaccggtgctcaacCAGTTGTGAaggccaacatcacccacgacagaacGGTTAACTGTCAAGGGCAATCaattccattatcttggtgttaatggatttcgcctttgggttgtctcgctgaaatgttcttactctttcaaatgaatGCTTGATCCACACAGCAGctcccctctgctgtttcctgaagtccatgatcatctcctttgttttgttgacaccacactccgagagccctcatctccctgtaggctgtctcgtggttgttggtgatcaagcccactgcagttgtgtcgtctgcaaacttgatgattgagttggaggcatgcatggccacgcagtcatgggtaaacagggagtacagaagagggctgagcacacacacttgtggggccccagtgttgagggtcagtgaagtggagatgttgtttcctaccttcaccacctcgGCGGCCAGACAGAAAGTCCAGGAAACTGCCCAAACTTTTAATTTAGTCAATCGACACCCCCCTTTTGTTTTCACACTGCGGCTACTCGCTGGTTTATTATCCATTCATAGTCACGTTAccttacatgtacaaatgacctcgactaacctgtacccccgcacattgacacggTACCATTacccgctgtatatagcctcatgattgttatttattgtgtaactttttttattttgtatttattttcttaactgcattgttggttaagggcttgtaagtaagcattttacactaaggtctacctacacctgttgtattcagcggatgtgacaaatacaattttatttgaaacCCAAGAGGTGG
This genomic stretch from Oncorhynchus keta strain PuntledgeMale-10-30-2019 chromosome 29, Oket_V2, whole genome shotgun sequence harbors:
- the lclat1 gene encoding lysocardiolipin acyltransferase 1 isoform X1; this encodes MAVSVRGLYFVVTLFLGSFFGSIFMLGPVLPLMLLSPSWYRWITDRIVATWLTLPVALLELVFGVKVVITGDGFIPGERSVIIMNHRTRLDWMFLWCCLLRYSYLRLEKICLKAALKGVPGFGWAMQVACFIFIKRRWEEDRSHMENMLEYFCDIREPLQLLLFPEGTDLTDYTRARSDDFAEKNGLPKFEYVLHPRTTGFTFIVDTLRKGDNLDAVHDITVAYPKNIPQTERHLILGQFPREIHFHVRRYEASALPTSPSALQAWTQERWAEKEVRLRDFYAAEPRGFDREGMCRVPPCKTELRVAMIKAASLFYWSSFIALSFAGLWLWAPLRLYFLVMMGVYFGQQKLIGGLELLELACHRYWKSVTGDEKEKVVDGKKEE
- the lclat1 gene encoding lysocardiolipin acyltransferase 1 isoform X2; this translates as MAVSVRGLYFVVTLFLGSFFGSIFMLGPVLPLMLLSPSWYRWITDRIVATWLTLPVALLELVFGVKVVITGDGFIPGERSVIIMNHRTRLDWMFLWCCLLRYSYLRLEKICLKAALKGWAMQVACFIFIKRRWEEDRSHMENMLEYFCDIREPLQLLLFPEGTDLTDYTRARSDDFAEKNGLPKFEYVLHPRTTGFTFIVDTLRKGDNLDAVHDITVAYPKNIPQTERHLILGQFPREIHFHVRRYEASALPTSPSALQAWTQERWAEKEVRLRDFYAAEPRGFDREGMCRVPPCKTELRVAMIKAASLFYWSSFIALSFAGLWLWAPLRLYFLVMMGVYFGQQKLIGGLELLELACHRYWKSVTGDEKEKVVDGKKEE